The genomic segment TGGCAGCGGGTGCAGAACTTTCTTGGGTTACTCAGTTTGCTCATTGTGCTTTTGACTGTGTTGATCCTGTGGCTATGCAGCCAGGTACAGGTTCAGCCACTCAAAAAAAGCGTTTCTGTACTGCTTGCCTGTGGTATGGAGCGCCGTATGTTGCCTGCTTTAGCAATCAGCGCTGGCGCAATTATTCTTATACTCAGCTTGATCCCCGCACTCTTGCTCGCTTTGCTGGCAAGTTATGGCGTGAGTCATCTGGCACAGTCTTATGTAGATGGGTTTGCGCTTTACTGGCACTGGCAAGATCTGCTTGCGGCCCTTACATTGGCGACCGCTGTGTACTTTTTTATCGCATTGCCTATGTGGTTGGTGTTGCTCAGGGGGATATTCGTTCGCTGATTGAGCAATGTACTGAGGAAAAGCATATGCGTTGGTTAGCGATTTTAAGCCCAGTGGGGCTGCTGACGGCACTGATCCTGATTTATACCGACAACTGGCTACTCAGTGGCATGCTGTTGGGGGATTGGGTGTGTGTGTAGTGCTGGTCTTGCTTGTCACCTGGTTGGTACTGAAATTTAGTGGCTTTGTTATGCCAAAGCGTTGGGTGTTGGCGCATTTTAGCATGTTGTTGTTACGTAAGCGGATGTCGGTCAAGTTGGTACAGATTACGGCACTAGGCTTAAGTGTGACTTTATTGCTGCTGTGTATCAATATGGGCCGGGATGTGACCAATATGCTGGAGCTCTACCTCTATCAGAATCAGGGCAATGTGTTTGTCAGCCGTGCCAATGAGCAACAAAAAACAGCGCTCGAAGCATTTGTTGAACGATATCAGGGCAGTATCAAAGAAATGCAGCCCTTTCAGCTGGCTCAGGTGACCCACTTTAACGATATTGTTGTGTCTGAACGGGATGTACAGCCCAGTGACACACAGCGTCGTCTGGAACAGCCCATCAATCTGCACTGGCATGCTGACATGCCTGAAAACATCACACTGACAGAGGGCAGCTGGGATACGGGCACTTCACAGATGGGAGTCTCTGTCGACCATGAAGTATTCATTGAATTAGCACTGTCGCTTGGGGACACTGTTCATTTTGATGTAGCAGGTGAGCGGGTTAAAGCCACAATCAATTCTGTGCATCAATTTAAACCTGGTGGAAGCTCCGTGACCTTCTGGTTTGTATTGCAACAAAGTAGGGCGGCCAGTGCAGTTGGGCCTGTTTATCATATGGGCAGTATTGAGCTCAATGCAGCGGGCACTTCGGCGATAGGGGAGTTATGGCGTGCACACCCTCAGCTCCGCCTGGTCACACTGGATGCGTTACTGGGTAAAATACGAGGTCAGGTCAGGGCACTGATTGCGCTCGTCATGAGTTACAGCGTATTTATTGCCTTGCTTAGTAATCTTCTGATGGTTGCGGCAATTCGGACTCATATGGAAAAAGATCAGACCCGTAACGGACTGTTATTGAGTTTTGGCTTATCACAAAGCCAGGGCCTCAGGATCCTTTTGATTGAGTGGCTAACGGTCACTTTGATCCCCACCTTGTGTGCCGTTGCAGCCATATTCAGTTTTGTTGATGCATTTTATCGGCAGAATCTGGCTATGTCCTATCAGGGCAGCGTATTGATGATGCTGGTCGAGGCGCTCTCCATCGCACTGGCCATTGCCGCCAGCGGTATCTTGCTGAGTCGCAAACAACTATGCCGCAGCCCCATTGGATTACTCAAAGAAGGACAATAAAAATGAATTTACCACCTTGGTTTTACTGGTTGTTGTTATTGCTTGCTGCGATCCTGGGGTTTCCGTGTCTGGCGCAGGCACAGATGTTGGGAAGTGCACCACCGTTACAGTGGCAACACAAAGAGGTCAGGTATTTGTGGTTGGCCTCGGAGGCGGGTGATATTGAAACCTATCGGTATGACAAAACCGGATATCAATTTGTGAAAACACTCGAGACATCCGGTATTAAGGCGGTGGCGATGGACTTGGTGACGCTAGCCGATGAATCTGAACCTGTTCCCGTGGTATTGGCCGAAGATGGTATATATCGATACACAAAAACCGGATTAATGCCGCTTATAAAAGCACCGCATTTATACCAGCAAAGTCCTCACTGGTTGTTGAGTACACTGCGCGATATTCGTTTCAGTATGGACCTGGACGAAAACGGCCTGAGTGATTTTATCTTGCCGCACTTTGGTCAGTTAACTTTGTTACTACAACAACAGGATGGCCGTTTTTATCAGCATCAGGTGAAGCTTGAGCACTCTTATGTATTAAGTACCCATCAGTCTGAAAACTATGCACTGACAATTTCATTGCCAGCGCACTTTGCTCTTCAGGATATCAATCAGGACAAGCAAGCGGATCTGACATTTGTTATCGACGAGCAAATCTTCGCGCTCAGGCGCACTGAGGCCGGATTTTCGAATAGCTTACTGAGCTGGTCATTCTCTGCGTCTGATGAAGATAAAACTCGTCAGTTTGGTGCTCTGGTAGATGCCACTGGTGACGGGGTTATCGATTTGCTCATTAAGGAGTCGGGTGAAGGAGATCCTCACCGGATGCTGATATTGCCTGGGCTTATTAATCCGGCAACCCGAGTTTGGCAAGTCTCAGATACAACCTCCACGATGTTAAAGATGGATGATGAGCTACTTCACTTTGGGTATGGAGATTTCAATGGTGACGGGCGTCCAGATCTATATAGTGTCAGTACATCGGTGGGACTGGGCAGTGTGTTGTCTCTGATGTCCAATAGAGTGCTGGAATTAGACTTTAACCTGTATCTGCAAGGAGGTGACGGACAGTTCAAACGACAGCGCCGAGGCAGTAAAACACTTCACATGGCTCTGGACTTACGCCAAATGTCACAAGACTGGTTGTTCAATGTAGCCGATATCAATGATGATGGGCTAAGTGACCTGATTTTCTTTGATGACTCACAAAATCTAATGCTCTCCTTTGGTGAGCGTAAATATGGTTTGTCGCGGCGCAGCCAGCCACTGGCGCTACCAGTCAAAGGTAAACCAGCAAAAGTTGTATTACTTAACAACACGAACCAGACATCCTTATGGTTTTTACAGCACAATGAACAGAGTGAGAAAGTTTATATAAAATACCGACTTTAAGACGATAATTGCCACAATCAGGCACACTTACTGACAGTTCGCTACAGAGTTGAACAACCTTAGCTAAGCATTCTACAGAATTGCGCACCTCGTTCATTTAGCCTTAAGTCTCCTCATTAGGACCAGCTCAGACACTCTGAGCTGGATTGTAATCAAATGGAAAAGGACGAAGGTATGTTTGACTTGATGGGTAAAAAAGCGAAAGGGTGGATGCCACTTAGTCTGGTAAGTGCGGCGTTACTATTGGCTGGGTGTGGTAACAGTAATGATGATCATGCGCTTACAAAGCACAAGGGCATTTGGGTGCAACAGGGCACTGGCAACTTGTGGCAGTTTGATACCGACAATTTACGACGTTTTCAGTACAACAGTTTTGGATGTGTACTGGTTGAAGAGCATTCTTATAAAGAACTGGACGAGCTGGATCAGCATCTCAAAAGTGACAAAACAACACTGACGCTAACCACTTATGCGACCAACGACTGGGTGTTTGAAAAGCAGCCTGAAATGCGCGAGCAATGTAAGCCTAAGCAGCGTCTCAGCGGTGATGATCCGGTGGCAAACTTTGAGTATTTCTGGCACACATTTAACGACTATTATGCGTTTTTTGAGCTCAGAGACATTAACTGGCAGGCAGCCTATACCGCGTACCGACCACAGATCAGTGCTGATACGACCCCTGAGCAGCTTGCGGACGTGTTTGAGGCCATGCTGGAAGATTTTGATGATACGCACGTATCACTCACAGATGGCAAGCGCTTTGAGATCTCAGGTGAAGGTGGCACTGAGTTGTATGAAGATTTAGCCTGGCTTATGCAGCAACGTCATGGCGATGAGTGGGAAGATCATATCGACGAAGCTTATGACGGGCAGCTGAGTGTATTTGCCAGAATGACTGGCTTATACCTTTTAGATAAAAAGCTGACCCGATACAAAGACAGTAATGCGCTGGGGTGGGGTAAGCTGGAAGGCAATTTAGGTTATATTCGGATAGACCGTGAGGCTGCGATGCTGGCGAGCGAAGAGACTGAGGTTGATGAGTTCTTTGCGGTTATTTCGCATGCAAAGCAAGATATCGAAGATACCCGCACTTTAATGGCCGAAGTGATGAAAGACTTGGCTGACAGCGATGGGATCATCATTGATCTGCGAGTAAATGATGGCGGATTTGATGGTGTGTCATTGGAAATTGCGCGATTCTTTAATGACAAAGCACAGACGGTGGCATACAAGCAGATCCTTAACGCCGATTATCAGCAAGATAAGCAGGCGTTAACACTCAAAGCGACGCCCGACCAGGCTTATACTAAACCTGTATATGTGCTGACCGGCGAGCTGGCATACAGCGCAGGTGAAGTGCTGACTCAAACCCTCAAATCCTTGCCACATGTAACTTTGATCGGCGGTGCGACTAATGGAGCTGTGTCAGATGCACTGGACTTTAAGCTCCCCAATGGCTGGACGGGTTCATTGAGCCATCAAACCTATTCAGACCTTAACAACCAGGTGCTCGAAGTCACGGGTGTGACGCCTGATATCTCTGTGCCCGTTTATGTGACAAAAGAAGTCGAATGGATGTCTGATAACGTGCTTGATTATGCAATGCAAACATCGGGTGTAGCACCGAGTCGCGGCTTTGACTTTAACGGCGTAGATCAGACCTTCACTCAGAGCCTTACTGAGATGGACATTCCGGGTGTGGCTGTGGCTGTGATTAAAGATGGCCAGATCATTTTCGAAAAGGGTTATGGTGTGTCGAATCTTGAGACCAATCAACCCATGACAGCCCATGCGCCAATGAATGTTGGTTCAACCAGTAAAGCGGTAATGGGAACTGGCTTGATGCAGTTGATAGAGCAAGGTCAACTCAATTTGGACACTGCGCTGTCTCAAATGAATTTGCCGTTTGAGGTAGCCCATCCAAACTCAGAGCGCGATATCACGCTGAGACATTTGGTGACACATACCTCAGGCATCCGGGATACATCGCAATACAACTGTAGCTACTATATTCACGGTACCAACTTATCTCTATATGCTCAGGGAGGCCATGAAAGTTGTGAAGAGACTACACTGACAGATTCGACAGAATTCTTTCAGGCTTATTTATTACCTGATGGTCAGTATTATAGTGAGGATGTATATATAGGTGAAGGCAGTGTGCCAGCAGGTAGTATCCATAATTACAGCAATGTGGGCGCTGGCCTGGCGGGGTATGCCGTTGAGAAGCTACTCAATATCAGTTTGGTAGAGCATATGCAGCAGAACCTGTTTGCTCCGCTGGGAATGAATAATACCCACTGGGATTATACACAGTTGCCAGAAGAAAACCCAAAATCACCTCAGTACGCCATAGATAATGAAGGTGTTGCGCATTATGTGCCTGAATTCAGCTACCCGACGTTTTTCGACGGAGACCTGAATTCCACCGCGCACGATCTGGCTCGTTTCTTAATTGCCATCAGCCAGGGAGGCACACTGGACAATGCCAGCGTATTGAGTGAGCAAAGTATTGCGACTATGCTGTCTGTGCAAACCGATGTGCCCACCTACTGGATGGACACACAAGGGCTGTTCTGGTTCTGGCAAGGCCCATTTGTCGGTCATGACGGTGGAGATCCGGGCACCCATACCATTATGAGCTACAACCCTACACTAAGACGGGCATAGTTGCGCTTGCCAATGCAGAGGACGGTACTTTGGGAAATGGGTCAAACATGCGGCGTTTACAAACACACCTGGCTGCATTCTATCGTGCCGGTGTGGCGCATCAGGATTAACTTGTTTCTTGTGATAAAGTAGCAGGAGGGCTTATGCCCTCCTTTTTGCTATAACAAAGTGAAACCTTGCGGTGCTTTAGGCGCTTCAAATTGATACAAATTTACATAAATCGTGACGGGCTTTTTCTGGCCCCGATAGCTAAGTTCATACTTATCCAGCATACCACCGCCAAATAGCATAGATTTATCTTCAAACGGGCAGCAACTGCCAAGTCGTTTTACCTCGACGGGCTCGCCATTAGGACCTGTCAGGCTCTGAAAGTAGTCAATATGACTGCCTTCATACTTGGAGCCACGCAAAAAGCCGCCCAGTTTGATCGGTTTGTGTGGCACAAAGCCATACTCAGGGTCGCTTGCAGTAAATTCGGTGTCGCCTGTAATACCGGGTTCAGATGAAGTGGTCTGACAGCCGCTTAGCAACGCGAAAAAGAAAATCAGGAGTATGTACTTCATGATATGTTCCTTATAGGGAGATTTTATAAACGTTGTTATTGATTGTACTACCGAATGCCTCAAAACTGAGAGTACCTATTTGCTGAGCGCCCAATCGACGATAAAACTGATTAGCTGCGTTTTCTGTCCAGGTGTAGAGCCACATTGGCGTGCCAAACTGCCGCGCGACCTGGTTCAGTAAAGCGCGACCCAGCCCAGCGCCCTGAAATGGCCTGTCTATGTAGAGTTTTTCAACTTCATAGCCATTGTCTGCTGTCTGGTAGTGAGCGGTGAGATTGAGCAGCACGAAGCCCTGTAATACGCCATCGCATTCACTGACAAGCAGCTGGTAGTCAGGCTGCTCAAGCAAAGACTGAAAATAGGTTGGGGTGAAGGTATTGTTCGCATACTCGATATACTCAGGCTTAACTTGGTCTCTGGCGTAAGTGTCCAGCCAGACCCGAGCTGCCAATAGAGCCAGGCTTTGACAGTCCTGGGTTTTTGCTTGTCTGATCTCATAATTGTGTTTGTTATTTTTATTCACGAGAGGTTGTCTTTTTAACGGCTCTTTGGGCAATAATAAAGCGCTTGGCACTATCAGGAGAAGGTTGGTGGTTAGCGGATTAAATGTTTCAAACAAAATCACAGGTTGCAATACGTCTACCGCCAGTAATAAGCCAACCAATGTAATAATATTCAAATGGATATATTGCTTAGTATATGTATTTGTACCGAAATTTAAAGTAGTTTGTAGGTGCAATAACGGACAAGGAAATCAACTGATGGGTATTAAAACGGGGAAACCAGGTGTGTGGCTTGCCATGCTGATCTGGTTAGTCAGCAGTTGTGGCGGGACGCAACGCGCTGCATACGGTGAAGTCAGGCAGCCTGAAAACCGTCTTCACAGGCAGATAGACCCCTTGCTGGTAGATTTAGTATCGGACTTTATCCCAGGTGTAAGCCTGTATATTGAAACATCGGGTGAGCGCTATTATGGTAGCGCCGGATATGCCGACCTCCAGACTCAGGCTCCCATGACCAGCCAGACCCTGATCCCCAGTGGTAGTGCCGGAAAAAAGCTGGTGGGACTGCTTGCTGCGACCTTACATGACAAACAGCACCTCAATCTGGATGAGCCTGTATTGCCCTGGGTGGTGAAATATATGGTGGGCCGCATCCAGAATCTTGAAACCATGACATTGCGTCAGCTGCTAAATCACAGCGCCGGGATCGTTGAATACAATGATGTGGGTGAGCTGGATTTTATTTGGGCGCAACTGGCAGACGAGGTGCACCGCAAGGGCAACCGTTTTGCACTGCAGTTTGTTCTGGATCAGCCTGCTTATTTTGAGCCGGGCTCCGGCTTTGCCTATTCAAACTCTGGCTATGTGCTGGCGGGCATGGTGATTGAAAACAAGTTAAAACAACCGCTTGGTGAGTTAATACACGAGCATGTCCTTGAGCCTCTGGCATTAACAGAGACTTTCGTAAAAGGGTATGATGTTGAAGCGGATGATGTGGCATCGGGCTACTTCTTCAACATGGAGGAACCTGATTTTATTTTACCCTACCGTCAGCGCTACAACACAAAACAGCTGATTGTGAATACGGCATTAGCAGATGCGCCGGTTGCATCTAGCGCACGGGACATGGCAAAGCTACTCAAAGCCATTATTGTTAAAGAGCAATCGGTTAATGAGCGCATTTATCGCAATATGGTCGGTGATGCACATTTACAAACAGCCCGTTGGCTGCCGGACTTTTTGCAAGGGGAGTTGTATTATGGCTTAGGGGTGATGGTGGAAAAGTACGATGAGGGCGTTTTGTATCATCATGGCGGCAACGAGTTTGGCTATATTACACAAAGTGTCTATCTGGCTGAGCAGGATGTGGCGATCGGATTGATCGCCAATTGCGGGGCTCAGGATGAATGTGATGAGCCGGTTATCGCGCTGACTCACACACTGATCGAATATTTTATTGCAGATAATAGCGACTAAGCGGATTGCTCTGAGATTCAAGCAGGTCGGCTATAGCTTGGCGCGTGTCATTATTTTTATTCTGGCTAAGTTTAAAAGTGCCTGTTATTGACTCTATCTCAATTTTGAAAAAAAACAGCTGAGAGAATAATTTTGTAATTTGACTCTCACTAAGTACCGACATATCCCAGGGGTTGGATGGGATTCAAACTGGCTTAACTGGCGCTTCATGATTGCATGCTTATCGTCAGAGTGTTTGATTTCCCTGATTTGCCCTTGGATATGAACAGTAGCGTAATCCCAGGTGGGCAGCGACAGACCGGTTATCTGACTGGGTGATAAATAAGCATCTGGTCCTGTGAATAAAACATGCAACCGAGCGTTATCCAGTTTAATTAATGGGTTTGTTGGGTTGGCATGCCCTACTAAGTGAGTTTTTGCTTCATTCAGACTCAAAGGCATGTGCACAAAAGGCGTGTCAGGTACCCCAACCGCCAAGGTGGCAAGAGGGTGCGCTTCTATCAGTTGCCACAGGCGTTCGGTGAGGTGTTCAGAAAAAGCGGTACGTGGATAACTCATAACCAGCCCTCCAGTTTGTCTTTTACCTGAGGCCACATGTCATCAGTGATCACGAATTGGGCAGTATTGCGAAATGCATCAGCCGCAATGCGCTGATCTTTCATTATAAGCCCTTCAAACTGCGCGCCCAAACGAGTGATAGCTGAACGTGACTTGTGATTGTGCTCATGTGTGCGCAGCTGCACGCGTACCAGGCCAAGGGTCTCAAATGCATGCTTGAGTAATAAATACTTTGTGTGTGTATTAATATGGCTGCGTTGCCACTGCTCACCAATAAAAGTATGGCCGATTTCGGCACTTAAGTTAGTCTGGTGGAGCCTAAATAAACGTGTACTACCTGCAACTCTGTCGCTAGCTTTGTCTACAATTACCAGAGGTAACTGAAGCTCTGGGTCAAATTGAGCTGATTGTTCAAACCACTGTGTAAGTTTTTCATCTGATTGACAATAATTATCCAGCACCCAGGTCCAGAGCGCGGTTTGCTCGCCAAAATTACGCAAGTGCGGCAGGTGAGCCCGTGTCAGAGGCTCCAGGCGTACTTTTTCCGAAGACATAATAACTGATTTTAACATCCGCTTTCCTTTATTAACTGCAAACTAATTGTGATCAGAATAGTGTTTTCTGGTAGGTTATAAACAACCAGAATTTTATTTTTCATTAGACCAGTTGGAATTTTTCATATTTGGTTGGGAGCAAGATTATGTTGACCGGACAGCCTCTGACTCAGGATAAGCCTAAGCATTTACAACTGGCTGAGCAGATCCGGGTGGCCATCAAACTGGGCCAGTTGCAACCCGATGATCCTCTGCCATCAGCCAGAAAGTTAGGGCAGCTATATGGTATAAACCGCCACACAGTAATGACTGCTTTGCAGAATTTAGTTGCGCAGGGGTGGTTGTGCTCAGAGCAAAGGCGGGGGTACCGGGTGAATCAGGCACTGCCCATTGAGTCTAGTCAGCATGTTACTGTGTCAGCTCATCAGAGTATGAATATCAAGCCTGATTTTGCATTGTCTCTGAGCGTGCCAGAACCTGACATCAAGGGGGCTGCAAGCTATCAATATAGTTTTGCTGGAGGTCTGGCAGATCTGTCTGATTTTCCTTACGATGAGTTTCGTCGCCATCTCAGTCAGGCTTGTCGGGCCGTTAATGTACCAAGTTTGCATTATAGTCATAGCACAGGGGAGCCTGCTCTAAAAAAGCAGTTACAGCGTTATCTGCGCCGTGCCCGAGCTTTGGAATGTGATGATTTGCTGGTTTGCAATGGCTCTCAGGAAGCATTGTTTTTAATCGCCAAAGCTTTTATCAGGCCCGGAGAAGGTGTTGCCGTTGAATCTTTGGGATATCCGCCTGCACACAGGGCATTTGAGGCGTGTGGTGCAACGCTCTATGGTATTACACAGGATGAAGAGGGGCTGAGCATTGACAGCCTGCGTCAACGGCTGCTGCAAAGTCATATTAAATTGCTTTATTTAACACCGCTTCATCAGTATCCAACAACGGTTACTCTGTCAGTTGCACGGCGCATGGCAATATATAAACTGTGTGCTGAGCATGGTGTATTTATTGTTGAAGACGATTATGACCATGAATTTCACTATCGATGTCCTCCGCTACAACCAATGGCCGCCAGTGATCCACACGGTATAGTGATCTATGTCTCTACTTTTTCAAAAATCATGTTTGCAGGTGCCCGGATGGGATATCTGGTCGCCAGAGCTGATGTACTTGCTCAGCTTAGTGCGCTGAAACAGTTGATGAACTACAAGAATGACATCCTTTTGCAATTGGCGTTAGCTGGCTGGATGGCATCTGGCGAGTTTGAGCGTCACTTGAGACGTATGACAAAGCGCTATCATATTCGCTGTGATGCAATGGCTGATGCGCTTAAGCATTATCAAAGCATTGGGCATCAACTGACATTCAATGTTCCCGATGGTGGGATGGCATTTTGGCTTAACACGCATAAGGATGTATCTGATCTTAGCGCACAAGCTGCCGCGCTGGGCGTTTACGTTCAAACGGAAAATGCCTTCTGGTGTTTTCCACAATCTCATTACACACATATCCGTCTTGGCTTTGCCGGGCAAAGTGAAGAAAAAATGCAAGAAGGGTTGGCAAAAATTATGTCACTTCTGTAACCACTCTCGGCCTTATATGTTCCTTTTTTAGCACTTATGGAGGAGTAAGGCGCAAAGTTATCGAAATGGAAAGATAAATAATCACCAGCGGGTTATGTGTCGTTGGTCGCATATTTTTTGTTTTGTTTTCAGTGTATTAAATGTGAATAATATCCCTGCGTAAATAAATTATTTGTGAATATTTGGTTTTTTATTTGTGTTTTTTCGGTTGGTTTGTGTTGACATTGTTGTTTTTTGCTGGGTAGTTTAAGTAACAGATGTTGCATTTGTGGCATCATTTGAATGTTGGTTTTTTTACATTTTATGTATGTATAAGGATAATAACGATGAAAACTACAGTAAAAGCACTTGCTCTAGTCGCGGGCACTTTTTTCGCAGGTTCTGCATTTTCTGCAGAGATGGTATGTGATGTATACCCCAAAAGTAACGGTTCTAGTTGGGGGAACGGTACAGCCAACTGTATGGGTTTCGACTTCTCATTTGGTCGCTCTACCAGTGGACGTTTTTACCTGAAAAATATCAGCAAACCTATCCAGGAAGTGCACTGGAGTGGTGCGAATTGCTCAGGCGGGACCAGCTGCAGTGTCACGATCAGAGCTTACACAACAAATTCTGCATCGGCGCTTATCTTGTATAAAGACGGTACGTGGGAAAGAACGAACACTGCCAATGCTGAATACGAAACTGGTCATTAGCGAGCAGCTCACAGATAGGCCTGTTGAAAACTACGAACTAAAAACCAGCATATTTAACCTCACTGATACGAATATGCTGCCTTCTTTTTAAAAGTTTCTCTGAAAAGAGTGATAAGGATTATAACGATGAAAACACTAAAAACATTGGCTCTTGTAGCAGGTACATTATTCACTGGCTCTGCATTTTCTGCGCAAATGGTTTGCGATATCTACCCTAAAAGTGGCGGTCATAGCTGGGGTAATGGCACTGCCAATTGTAGTGCAATTGACTTCTCGTTTGGTAACTCAACAAGTGGGCGATTCTATATTAAGAATATCACCAAGCAAGTTGAGGAAGTGCGTTGGAGCGGTATTGCCAACTGTAGCGGTGGTACAAGTTGTGGTGTGACAATCCGTGCGTATTCACCAAACAATACAGCGTCAGCGTTAATACTCTACAAAGACGGCACCTGGGAAAGAACGAATACTGCTCAGGCAGACTACGAAACGGGTCATTAACTTTCGACTTTAGGCCTGCCATCAGGCAGGCCTGCTGTTTTAATTTCTTACTTTTCTTATGTGGCTGGGCGCTTTAGTTTGAATTCAGCTCTTGCACTGACGCCTTGCCATCATTTAGCCAGCTAACGATAAACACCTTATGAAACTCCTTCTCACTAATGCTGACAGCCTGTCCGCTTAGGTGCTTCACCAGCTCAGGCGTGGTATTGCTGTGGCCTGCAACAACTAGGGTACCTGTATAGCTTCTTAGCTGCTGGGCAAAACGAGCCAGATTACGTGGGTCATACATTTCTACCGGCACTGAGGTTGCTTTACTCAGTGGTGCCAGGGTTTGCTTAGTACGATTATAGTTTGTTGAAAATAAAGCCGTAGGTTTGTATGGAGTAAGCAAAGTGGCGAGTCGCTGCGCTCGGCTATGCCCTTGATCGGTAAGTTCAGGATCCGGTCCAATCATTTTTTCTGCATGACGAAGCAGTACAATGCGTTCAGGTAACGCATTGGAGGATAGAGAGACCAGGGCCAGTAACATCAGGATAGTTGATTTCATATTGGTTATTATCATTATGATTTAAAAAGGCAGTGTGTCTAAAGCTGGCTCAGAATTCAAGGTGCCTCTATAGCGGATGTCTCCCGAAACCATTTATCTCGCAAAAACAGCCTCCATCAATATAAGCCAAAAAGCCTGATTTATTCGCGTACAACCTGTCCGCTGTGACAAGGTGAGCGGACACTTTTTCTGTCCGCGGACACTTTTGGATCAATTCATAAAAAATAAAATTCATATAAAACAGTTAGTTAAAAGTTGGCATGAGTCTGGTATTCATTCTGTCAAACAGATAACAGGACACTTCAACATGTTGATGTTTTGCGGCTTTATCATATCACCCTGTCTGATGCTGTTGGCTGGGGTGGTGATTAAACAGTATGAAGTGATAAATGAGATGGAATCCAATAGATAGGAGTACTCATGATTAAAGACACCAGTAAGCAGGATTCAGTCGTTAAGTCTCGGACATTGAGCTGGAAAAAGGCGGTAGGTGTGATAGCCATATGCGGCACACTGGCGCTCACAGCCCAAGCGATCTCTGTGTCCGACAACACCGGTCGCTCTTTTGAGCGCGATACACTGCAGTTTGCGACCGTATCTCGAGGCGATTTTGTTCGCGATATTCTTGCCAGTGGTCGGATAGTTGCGGCAAATGCGCCTCAAGTATACAGCCCGGAAGCGGGGTTTGTTGACCTGTTGGTTAAAGCTGGGGACACGGTTGCAGCAGGTGACGTGATTGCGAGAGTTGTTAGTCCCGCACTGACCAATGAGCTGAAGCAGCAACAGGCTGAACTTGCTCGTTTGCAAGATGGGCTTGCTCGAGAGCAGCTTGAAGTAAGACGCGAAACTCT from the Pseudoalteromonas sp. R3 genome contains:
- a CDS encoding GNAT family protein, which codes for MLKSVIMSSEKVRLEPLTRAHLPHLRNFGEQTALWTWVLDNYCQSDEKLTQWFEQSAQFDPELQLPLVIVDKASDRVAGSTRLFRLHQTNLSAEIGHTFIGEQWQRSHINTHTKYLLLKHAFETLGLVRVQLRTHEHNHKSRSAITRLGAQFEGLIMKDQRIAADAFRNTAQFVITDDMWPQVKDKLEGWL
- a CDS encoding serine hydrolase domain-containing protein; protein product: MGIKTGKPGVWLAMLIWLVSSCGGTQRAAYGEVRQPENRLHRQIDPLLVDLVSDFIPGVSLYIETSGERYYGSAGYADLQTQAPMTSQTLIPSGSAGKKLVGLLAATLHDKQHLNLDEPVLPWVVKYMVGRIQNLETMTLRQLLNHSAGIVEYNDVGELDFIWAQLADEVHRKGNRFALQFVLDQPAYFEPGSGFAYSNSGYVLAGMVIENKLKQPLGELIHEHVLEPLALTETFVKGYDVEADDVASGYFFNMEEPDFILPYRQRYNTKQLIVNTALADAPVASSARDMAKLLKAIIVKEQSVNERIYRNMVGDAHLQTARWLPDFLQGELYYGLGVMVEKYDEGVLYHHGGNEFGYITQSVYLAEQDVAIGLIANCGAQDECDEPVIALTHTLIEYFIADNSD
- a CDS encoding phosphoglycerate mutase family protein; this translates as MKSTILMLLALVSLSSNALPERIVLLRHAEKMIGPDPELTDQGHSRAQRLATLLTPYKPTALFSTNYNRTKQTLAPLSKATSVPVEMYDPRNLARFAQQLRSYTGTLVVAGHSNTTPELVKHLSGQAVSISEKEFHKVFIVSWLNDGKASVQELNSN
- a CDS encoding FMN-binding negative transcriptional regulator — translated: MSYPRTAFSEHLTERLWQLIEAHPLATLAVGVPDTPFVHMPLSLNEAKTHLVGHANPTNPLIKLDNARLHVLFTGPDAYLSPSQITGLSLPTWDYATVHIQGQIREIKHSDDKHAIMKRQLSQFESHPTPGICRYLVRVKLQNYSLSCFFSKLR
- a CDS encoding PLP-dependent aminotransferase family protein, with protein sequence MLTGQPLTQDKPKHLQLAEQIRVAIKLGQLQPDDPLPSARKLGQLYGINRHTVMTALQNLVAQGWLCSEQRRGYRVNQALPIESSQHVTVSAHQSMNIKPDFALSLSVPEPDIKGAASYQYSFAGGLADLSDFPYDEFRRHLSQACRAVNVPSLHYSHSTGEPALKKQLQRYLRRARALECDDLLVCNGSQEALFLIAKAFIRPGEGVAVESLGYPPAHRAFEACGATLYGITQDEEGLSIDSLRQRLLQSHIKLLYLTPLHQYPTTVTLSVARRMAIYKLCAEHGVFIVEDDYDHEFHYRCPPLQPMAASDPHGIVIYVSTFSKIMFAGARMGYLVARADVLAQLSALKQLMNYKNDILLQLALAGWMASGEFERHLRRMTKRYHIRCDAMADALKHYQSIGHQLTFNVPDGGMAFWLNTHKDVSDLSAQAAALGVYVQTENAFWCFPQSHYTHIRLGFAGQSEEKMQEGLAKIMSLL